A genomic stretch from Lathyrus oleraceus cultivar Zhongwan6 chromosome 2, CAAS_Psat_ZW6_1.0, whole genome shotgun sequence includes:
- the LOC127118141 gene encoding lethal(2) giant larvae protein homolog SRO77 isoform X3: MFSRLFHKSSPQQTQQQQNVVQSSFSSAKFDPRVVLHYGVPSNASILAFDRVQRLLAVGTLDGRIKVFGGDNIEGIMISPKQTSFKNLEFLENQGFLASVSSDNEIQVWDLRNRQIASALQWESIITSFSIIYGTSYMLVGTEHGLVYVLKFDLEDRQINILPYYVPTNVISEAVGMSLDHVSVVRVLHQPCSNGKRLLVVYENGVMVLWDALEDQIVLIRDHKNIKLKINQVSSYSDEPKDEHSDDKLELEEDKEISCVSWASNDGSVVAVGYVDGDIMFWDLSTANAPIDQEDKKMSNNVVKLQLSSADRRLPIIILHWCTNKSLSSSGGELFVYGGHEIGSEEVLTVLSIDRSCGIESLKCTGRIDVALRGSFADMVLLSSEFHAEGDCNMLFVLTNPGQLDLYDNNCLSSLMSEQKRKTSSPTMQYTVIIPTLEPQMTTARLDVVCQDMKSFTALSEILVAAKQHSLPNQTSMKMKWPLTGGVPGQLFKEDHLIIQIYIAGYQDGSVRIWDASYPALSLVYNIKPEVNDVKMGSASSPVSALDFCPDTLHLAVGDESGVVRLYGLIRSSGDTALHFVTENGTNVHNVNQGDGPYCKAVFSLQNSAVCGLQFANLGGNLAVGYEHGQVAMLDTITSSILFLTSAASDTSSAVVSLKVKFSDTSSLNIPQESVSDISGNSGKGLVFVMTRDAHFVAVDTETGNMVCNRSIYPKVKSNAISMHIIDGTSELSAEKPQSGSPQKNGSETQANMQSENTQDKVETSTTIENSYFGKKESSLVLLCYESELSLHSLNCMIEGSTKYTLKVNLVQQCCWTTIFKDDKEYVLAVLYQTGDIELRSLPTLEVLGESSLTSILRWNLKTDMEKTICSSSNGQTILVNENEAAFLSLFPCENELWSPEYFPSLHDEVLAAAVDVTKSISPTQNEKQGAPAIFLSIAKNFKAKKTDHNTDQAVHNNYLENLERCFSSPPFLKPSSGTKDRLDDFELDIDEIHIDEPVAFLSHQKIHVDKKEKAKETDRQKLFEESTTDSKPKARTTEEIKAKYRKTGDAATAAALARDKLVERQEKLQLLNERTEELQNGAEDFASMASELAKRMENRKWWQL, encoded by the exons ATGTTTTCTAGACTCTTCCACAAATCATCACCACAACAAACTCAACAG CAACAGAATGTGGTGCAAAGTAGTTTTTCATCGGCGAAATTCGATCCGCGAGTTGTTCTTCACTATGGAGTTCCATCGAATGCGTCTATCCTTGCTTTTGATCGCGTTCAACGTCTATTGGCAGTAGGAACACT TGATGGTAGGATAAAAGTATTTGGTGGTGACAATATTGAAGGGATTATGATCTCTCCTAAGCAAACATCCTTCAAGAATTTAGAG TTCTTGGAAAATCAAGGTTTTCTTGCTAGCGTTTCAAGTGATAATGAAATACAG GTTTGGGACTTGAGAAACAGGCAAATCGCATCTGCTTTGCAGTGGGAATCCATAATAACTTCTTTCTCTATTATATACGGCACCAGTTACAT GTTAGTTGGAACTGAGCATGGGTTGGTGTACGTGTTAAAGTTTGATTTGGAAGACAGACAAATTAATATATTACCTTATTATGTTCCCACAAATGTTATATCCG AAGCTGTTGGAATGTCACTTGATCATGTTTCAGTTGTCAGAGTTCTCCATCAACCCTGTTCTAATGGAAAGAG ACTGTTGGTGGTATATGAGAATGGTGTGATGGTActgtgggatgctttagaagaTCAAATTGTTCTCATCAGAGACCATAAGAACATCAAATTGAAGATAAATCAAGTGTCTAGTTATTCAGATGAGCCTAAGGACGAACATTCTGATGATAAATTAGAGCTTGAAGAAGATAAGGAAATAAGCTGTGTTTCTTGGGCATCTAATGATGGATCAGTTGTTGCAGTTGGTTATGTAGATGGTGATATAATGTTTTGGGATTTGTCAACTGCTAACGCTCCAATAGATCAAGAAGATAAAAAGATGTCAAATAATGTTGTCAAGCTTCAATTATCATCGGCAGATAGAAGGCTCCCTATTATTATTCTTCACTGGTGCACCAATAAATCTTTGAGCAGCAGTGGGGGTGAACTTTTTGTCTATGGTGGTCATGAAATTGGGTCTGAAGAAGTTCTGACA GTTTTGAGCATTGACCGGTCTTGTGGAATAGAAAGTCTCAAGTGCACTGGCCGCATTGATGTTGCACTTCGTGGTTCTTTTGCTGATATGGTTTTGTTGTCTAGTGAATTCCATGCAGAAGGAGATTGTAATATGCTATTTGTATTGACAAATCCTGGACAACTGGATCTTTACGACAATAATTGTTTATCTTCTTTGATGTCTGAGCAAAAAAGGAAAACTTCTTCTCCAACAATGCAATATACCGTCATCATTCCCACTCTTGAACCGCAGATGACAACAGCAAGGCTTGATGTTGTATGCCAGGATATGAAGTCATTTACGGCCCTGTCTGAG ATTCTTGTAGCCGCAAAGCAGCATTCGTTACCAAATCAGACAAGTATGAAGATGAAGTGGCCTTTGACTGGTGGCGTTCCAGGTCAGCTTTTCAAAGAAGACCATCTTATCATTCAAATATACATAGCAGGTTACCAAGATGGATCTGTTCGGATATGGGATGCTTCATATCCTGCTCTGTCACTTGTTTACAACATAAAACCGGAG GTGAATGATGTTAAAATGGGCAGTGCAAGTTCACCAGTGTCAGCATTGGATTTCTGCCCGGATACTCTACATCTGGCCGTTGGTGATGAAAGTGGTGTT GTTCGTCTATATGGGCTAATAAGGAGTTCAGGTGACACAGCTTTGCATTTTGTGACAGAAAATGGAACTAATG TTCATAATGTGAATCAAGGGGATGGACCTTATTGCAAAGCAGTGTTTTCCCTTCAAAACTCGGCTGTATGTGGGTTACAGTTTGCAAATCTTGGAGGGAATCTTGCAGTTGGATATGAACATGGGCAG GTGGCCATGCTTGACACAATTACATCATCAATTCTGTTTCTTACAAGTGCTGCATCTGACACATCTTCAGCAGTAGTTTCTCTGAAAGTAAAATTTTCAGACACTTCTAGCTTAAACATTCCACAGGAATCTGTATCTGATATTTCTGGCAACTCCGGAAAGGGGCTAGTCTTTGTTATGACAAGGGATGCACACTTTGTTGCCGTAGATACTGAAACAGGGAATATGGTTTGTAATAGGTCAATATACCCAAAAGTAAAGTCAAATGCAATTTCAATGCACATTATAG ATGGTACTTCTGAACTATCTGCTGAAAAACCGCAATCTGGGTCACCTCAGAAGAATGGTTCTGAAACGCAAGCTAACATGCAATCCGAAAATACACAAGACAAAGTTGAGACTAGTACTACCATAGAAAATTCATATTTTGGGAAGAAAGAGAGCTCGCTCGTTTTACTTTGCTATGAGAGTGAATTGAGCTTACACTCTTTAAATTGTATGATTGAG GGTAGCACTAAGTACACATTGAAGGTGAATCTTGTACAACAATGCTGCTGGACTACCATCTTCAAAGATGACAAAGAATATGTTCTAGCTGTTCTGTACCAGACTGGGGACATTGAACTAAG GTCCTTACCAACTCTGGAAGTGTTGGGAGAAAGCTCTTTAACGTCAATCCTAAGATGGAACTTGAAGACCgacatggagaagacaatatGCTCTTCATCAAATGGACAAACAATTCTG GTCAACGAAAATGAAGCTGCTTTCTTATCACTGTTTCCCTGCGAAAATGAGCTCTG GAGTCCAGAGTATTTTCCTTCTCTTCATGATGAAGTTCTTGCAGCTGCAGTAGATGTCACCAAGAGCATATCTCCAACCCAAAACGAAAAACAG GGAGCACCTGCTATCTTCCTGAGTATAGCCAAGAATTTCAAAGCAAAGAAAACCGATCACAATACAGATCAAGCAGTTcataataattatttggaaaattTAGAACGATGTTTCTCCAGTCCTccatttttaaaaccttcttCAGGTACCAAAGATAGGTTGGATGATTTTGAGCTTGACATAG ATGAAATTCATATTGATGAACCTGTGGCCTTTTTATCTCATCAGAAAATCCATGTTGACAAGAAAG